Proteins encoded by one window of Azospirillum brasilense:
- a CDS encoding ComF family protein, with product MVLPQRLATRVLAGILDTLLPPRCLCCGGAVDRQGGLCAPCWSGLTFIAPPACACCGTPFDFALEGEPLCGACIAEPPVFARARAVLAYDDGSRPLVLGFKHGDRIHAAAAYGAWMARAGAELLADADLLAPVPLHRLRLFRRRYNQAALLAQAAGRQAGRPVLPDLLVRRRSTPSQGGLDRSGRRRNVQGAFAVRPGLEARVTGKRIVLVDDVLTTGATLSECARVLRRAGAERVDALTLARVVKT from the coding sequence ATGGTCCTTCCGCAGCGGCTGGCGACCAGGGTTCTGGCGGGGATTCTCGACACGCTGCTGCCGCCGCGCTGCCTGTGCTGCGGCGGGGCGGTGGACCGGCAGGGCGGCCTCTGCGCGCCGTGCTGGAGCGGCCTGACCTTCATCGCGCCGCCCGCTTGCGCCTGTTGCGGCACGCCCTTCGATTTCGCGCTGGAGGGGGAGCCGCTGTGCGGCGCCTGCATCGCCGAGCCGCCGGTCTTCGCCCGCGCCCGCGCCGTCCTGGCCTACGACGACGGCAGCCGCCCGCTGGTGCTGGGCTTCAAGCACGGCGACCGCATCCACGCCGCCGCGGCCTACGGCGCCTGGATGGCCCGCGCCGGGGCGGAGCTGCTGGCCGATGCCGACCTGCTGGCCCCGGTGCCGCTGCACCGGCTGCGGCTGTTCCGGCGCCGTTACAACCAGGCGGCCCTGCTCGCCCAGGCGGCGGGCCGGCAGGCCGGGCGCCCGGTGCTTCCCGACCTGCTGGTCCGCCGGCGGTCCACCCCGTCGCAGGGCGGGCTCGACCGCTCGGGGCGGCGGCGGAACGTCCAGGGAGCCTTCGCGGTCCGGCCGGGGCTGGAGGCGCGGGTGACCGGGAAGCGCATCGTTCTGGTCGACGATGTGCTGACCACCGGGGCCACCCTGTCGGAATGCGCGCGGGTGCTGCGGCGCGCCGGGGCGGAGCGGGTGGACGCGTTGACCCTGGCGCGCGTCGTCAAGACGTGA
- a CDS encoding DUF1178 family protein, with protein MILFVLKCTADHRFEAWFRNGDAYETQAAAKAIACPVCGDTHITKAPMAPRIAKGGRAKDEAAREGGAPEGTPAAGGGAAAPAAPPAPTTPSVPAELRERFAAEVMRQLTEVRRAVETNCDYVGDRFAEEARRIHYGETDPRGIYGEATDKEAEELKEEGVTFGRIPWLPRTNS; from the coding sequence ATGATCCTCTTCGTTCTGAAATGCACGGCCGACCACCGGTTCGAAGCCTGGTTCCGCAACGGCGACGCCTACGAGACGCAGGCCGCCGCCAAGGCCATCGCCTGCCCGGTCTGCGGCGACACGCACATCACCAAGGCGCCCATGGCGCCGCGCATCGCCAAGGGGGGCCGCGCGAAGGACGAGGCGGCCCGCGAGGGCGGCGCGCCGGAAGGCACGCCTGCGGCGGGCGGCGGCGCGGCGGCTCCCGCCGCTCCCCCGGCGCCGACGACCCCGTCCGTGCCGGCGGAACTGCGCGAGCGCTTCGCGGCGGAAGTCATGCGCCAGTTGACGGAAGTTCGCCGCGCGGTTGAAACGAACTGCGACTATGTCGGGGACCGTTTTGCCGAAGAGGCCCGGCGCATCCATTATGGCGAAACCGATCCACGCGGGATCTATGGCGAGGCCACCGACAAGGAAGCGGAGGAGTTGAAGGAGGAAGGTGTGACTTTTGGTCGCATACCTTGGCTTCCGCGCACCAATTCTTAA
- a CDS encoding putative nucleotidyltransferase substrate binding domain-containing protein, with the protein MDSPVGPLARYELLALDRDDLLFNALILMTKHSVRRLVITEQGAVVGLLEQTDLLAVLSNHSQVVALKVERAATPEDLGRASQDIVGLIRTLHGTGVKVSFIADLVTELNRKIFRRLFELLAPPDLLANSCLIVMGSEGRGEQLLKTDQDNGLILRDGYDCPTLAQVTDAFTRHLVAFGYPPCPGRIMVSNPDWTRPLALYKDSLFHWIHRPDEAAQMNLAIFYDAAAVAGDASLLAEAKGYLLGRLQDNQMFFTAFARPALAFDTPSGLFGGLFERRRGEAVDIKKAGIFPIVHGVRALALEKHMAETNTTERIWALADQGVLDRGMAGELADAFTFLSTLRLKAGLDGSVSGTQTDNLVRTESLGKLDRDQFKDCLALVKKFKELLAYHFHLNH; encoded by the coding sequence GTGGACAGCCCGGTCGGGCCGCTCGCCCGCTACGAGCTGCTGGCGCTGGACCGCGACGACCTGCTGTTCAACGCGCTGATCCTGATGACCAAGCATTCGGTGCGCCGTCTGGTCATCACCGAGCAGGGGGCGGTCGTCGGCCTGCTGGAGCAGACCGACCTGCTGGCCGTCCTGTCCAACCATTCCCAGGTCGTCGCGCTCAAGGTCGAGCGCGCCGCGACGCCGGAGGATCTGGGCCGGGCCAGCCAGGACATCGTCGGGCTGATCCGCACGCTGCACGGCACGGGCGTCAAGGTCTCCTTCATCGCCGACCTCGTGACCGAGCTGAACCGCAAGATCTTCCGCCGCCTGTTCGAGCTGCTGGCGCCGCCGGACCTGCTGGCCAATTCCTGCCTGATCGTGATGGGCAGCGAGGGGCGCGGCGAGCAGCTCCTGAAGACCGACCAGGACAACGGGCTGATCCTGCGCGACGGTTACGACTGCCCGACGCTGGCGCAGGTGACCGACGCCTTCACCCGCCATCTGGTCGCGTTCGGCTACCCGCCTTGCCCGGGGCGGATCATGGTGTCCAACCCGGACTGGACGCGTCCGCTGGCGCTGTACAAGGATTCCCTCTTCCACTGGATCCACCGCCCCGACGAGGCGGCGCAGATGAATCTCGCCATCTTCTACGACGCGGCGGCGGTGGCCGGGGACGCGTCCCTGCTGGCCGAGGCGAAGGGCTACCTGCTCGGCCGGCTTCAGGACAACCAGATGTTCTTCACCGCCTTCGCCCGCCCGGCGCTGGCCTTCGACACGCCGTCGGGGCTGTTCGGCGGCCTGTTCGAGCGACGCCGCGGCGAGGCGGTGGACATCAAGAAGGCCGGGATCTTCCCCATCGTCCATGGCGTCCGCGCGCTGGCGCTGGAGAAGCACATGGCCGAGACCAACACGACCGAGCGCATCTGGGCGCTCGCCGACCAGGGCGTTCTCGACCGCGGCATGGCGGGCGAACTGGCCGACGCCTTCACCTTCCTGTCGACGCTGCGGCTGAAGGCCGGGCTGGACGGCAGCGTGTCCGGCACCCAGACCGACAACCTCGTCCGCACGGAGTCCCTGGGCAAGCTCGACCGCGACCAGTTCAAGGATTGCCTGGCGCTGGTGAAGAAGTTCAAGGAACTGCTCGCCTACCACTTCCACCTGAACCATTGA
- a CDS encoding flagellar biosynthetic protein FliQ has product MGIEEAIGATYEALIVIIKITTPVLVVTTVLGMLLTIFQQATNINESTLQQDLKIFATLAILFITGPAIYIALRDYTFVIFDRIAGLN; this is encoded by the coding sequence ATGGGCATTGAGGAAGCCATCGGCGCCACTTACGAGGCGCTGATCGTCATCATCAAGATCACCACCCCGGTCCTCGTCGTCACCACGGTGCTCGGCATGCTGCTGACGATCTTCCAGCAGGCGACCAACATCAACGAATCGACGCTGCAGCAGGACCTCAAGATCTTCGCGACTCTGGCCATCCTGTTCATCACCGGGCCGGCGATCTACATCGCGCTGCGCGACTACACCTTCGTGATCTTCGACCGGATCGCCGGCCTGAACTGA
- a CDS encoding cyclic nucleotide-binding domain-containing protein, producing MSDAFDFSVSPFDRLTPEQRQRLAAALDLGVYARDGVILSRDEPADCLFVVRQGLVHERRGGEVVAVHGAHDSFDLQALFSDGQARSFVAAEDTLCDLVPRPILLELAHENAAFGAVIQQEFADRLSALANERSNRETAALTMARIRQAYLHPPVFVAAGASLRDAAAAMKREQASSVLVRDGDPKRGGASAS from the coding sequence TTGTCCGACGCTTTCGATTTCTCCGTCTCCCCCTTCGACCGCCTGACGCCGGAGCAGCGGCAGCGGCTCGCCGCCGCGCTCGACCTCGGCGTCTACGCCCGGGACGGGGTGATCCTGAGCCGGGACGAGCCGGCGGATTGCCTGTTCGTGGTGCGGCAGGGGCTGGTCCACGAACGCCGGGGCGGCGAGGTGGTGGCGGTGCACGGCGCCCACGACAGCTTCGACCTCCAGGCTCTGTTCTCCGACGGGCAGGCGCGCAGCTTCGTCGCGGCGGAGGACACGCTGTGCGATCTGGTGCCGCGTCCGATTCTTCTCGAACTGGCGCACGAGAACGCCGCCTTCGGCGCGGTGATCCAGCAGGAGTTCGCCGACCGGCTGAGCGCGCTGGCCAACGAGCGGTCCAACCGCGAGACCGCCGCGCTGACGATGGCGCGCATCCGGCAGGCCTATCTGCACCCGCCGGTCTTCGTCGCGGCCGGGGCGTCTCTGCGCGACGCCGCGGCGGCGATGAAGCGGGAGCAGGCGAGCAGCGTGCTGGTCCGGGATGGCGATCCGAAAAGGGGGGGCGCATCGGCATCCTGA
- a CDS encoding DUF485 domain-containing protein has product MKENAQRILANPKFQELVQKRSAFAWTLSIAMLVIYFGFILLVAFGKGFLGTPIGNGVTTWGIPVGLFTIISAFILTGIYVHRANGEFDELNRQIMEESK; this is encoded by the coding sequence ATGAAAGAAAACGCTCAGAGGATTCTCGCGAATCCCAAGTTTCAGGAGCTGGTGCAGAAGCGTAGCGCATTCGCGTGGACGCTTTCGATCGCCATGCTCGTCATCTACTTCGGCTTCATCCTGCTGGTCGCCTTCGGCAAGGGGTTCCTGGGTACCCCGATCGGCAATGGCGTGACCACCTGGGGTATCCCCGTCGGCCTCTTCACCATCATCTCGGCCTTCATCCTGACCGGCATCTACGTGCATCGGGCGAACGGCGAGTTCGATGAGCTGAACCGGCAGATCATGGAGGAGTCGAAGTGA
- a CDS encoding class I SAM-dependent methyltransferase, with amino-acid sequence MSTPSTAGSPHAAISPPSPWVARFAPLVRAGGPVLDLACGSGRHLRLFQARNHPVVGLDRDLRGVADLTGTAGVELVEADLESGAPVPLLRDRRFAAIVVTNYLHRPLFPAILDALEPGGLLLYETFALGNARFGRPASPAFLLRSGELLEVARGRLQVIAYEHGEVASPKAAVMQRLCAVKDLEAGHGLDGDPEPRPLPA; translated from the coding sequence TTGTCCACACCGTCCACCGCAGGATCGCCGCACGCCGCGATCAGTCCGCCCTCCCCCTGGGTCGCGCGTTTCGCGCCGCTGGTGCGGGCGGGCGGCCCGGTGCTCGACCTCGCCTGCGGGTCGGGACGGCACCTGCGGCTGTTCCAGGCGCGCAACCACCCGGTGGTCGGGCTGGACCGCGACCTGCGCGGCGTGGCCGACCTGACCGGGACGGCGGGGGTGGAGCTGGTGGAGGCCGATCTGGAGAGCGGAGCGCCGGTGCCGCTGCTGCGCGACCGCCGCTTCGCCGCGATCGTGGTGACCAACTACCTGCACCGTCCGCTGTTCCCGGCCATCCTCGACGCGCTGGAACCCGGCGGCCTGCTGCTCTACGAGACCTTCGCTCTGGGCAACGCCCGCTTCGGCCGCCCCGCCTCCCCCGCCTTCCTGCTGCGCAGTGGCGAGCTGCTGGAGGTGGCGCGCGGGCGTCTCCAGGTCATCGCCTACGAGCATGGCGAGGTCGCCTCGCCCAAGGCCGCGGTGATGCAGCGGCTGTGCGCGGTCAAGGACCTGGAGGCCGGACACGGCCTGGACGGCGACCCGGAACCCAGGCCCCTGCCGGCCTGA
- the grxC gene encoding glutaredoxin 3, with product MADVVIYTTPFCPYCSRAKRLLDSKGVAYEEIDLYMHPGRREEMVQRAEGRMTVPQVFIDGKPYGGSDDIHALDRAGKLDPILGIGG from the coding sequence ATGGCCGACGTCGTCATCTACACCACGCCCTTCTGCCCCTACTGCTCGCGCGCCAAGCGTCTGCTCGACAGCAAGGGGGTGGCGTATGAGGAGATCGACCTCTACATGCACCCGGGCCGCCGCGAGGAGATGGTGCAGCGGGCCGAGGGGCGCATGACCGTGCCGCAGGTCTTCATCGACGGGAAGCCCTACGGCGGCTCCGACGACATCCACGCGCTGGACCGTGCCGGCAAGCTCGACCCGATCCTGGGAATCGGGGGATGA
- a CDS encoding carbon-nitrogen hydrolase family protein — MSGVLKAACVQVNAGTEILPNLQAAGDLVRRARDAGADFIALPENVSMIVQGRAKVLERVRTADEHPAIPFFADLARETGAWLLAGTLGVLLDDGRVANRSYLFDAEGRAVAHYDKLHMFDVDLKGGESYRESATFRPGDRAVLAATPWGGVGMTVCYDLRFAYLYRALAQAGASILTVPAAFTVPTGRAHWHTLLRARAIEAGCFVLAPAQTGSHDQGRLTYGHSLIVAPWGEVLADAEEAVGFVLAELDMARVEEARRMVPALSHDRTFTLDRVGF; from the coding sequence ATGAGCGGCGTCCTGAAGGCCGCCTGCGTCCAGGTCAACGCGGGCACGGAAATCCTTCCGAACCTTCAGGCGGCGGGCGATCTGGTCCGCCGGGCGCGCGACGCCGGGGCGGACTTCATCGCCCTGCCCGAGAATGTCAGCATGATCGTCCAGGGCCGCGCCAAGGTGCTGGAGCGGGTGAGGACGGCGGACGAGCACCCGGCGATCCCCTTCTTCGCCGATCTGGCGCGGGAGACCGGGGCCTGGCTGCTTGCCGGGACGCTGGGCGTCCTGCTCGACGACGGGCGGGTGGCCAACCGCAGCTATCTGTTCGACGCCGAAGGGCGGGCCGTCGCCCATTACGACAAGCTCCACATGTTCGACGTGGACCTGAAGGGCGGGGAGAGCTACCGCGAATCCGCGACCTTCCGGCCCGGCGACCGCGCGGTCCTGGCCGCCACGCCCTGGGGCGGGGTCGGCATGACCGTCTGTTACGACCTGCGCTTCGCTTATCTCTACCGGGCGCTGGCCCAGGCCGGAGCGTCGATCCTGACGGTGCCGGCGGCCTTCACCGTGCCGACCGGGCGGGCGCACTGGCACACGCTGCTGCGCGCCCGCGCCATCGAGGCGGGCTGCTTCGTCCTGGCCCCGGCCCAGACCGGCAGCCACGACCAGGGACGGCTGACCTACGGCCACTCCCTGATCGTCGCCCCCTGGGGCGAGGTGCTGGCCGACGCCGAGGAGGCGGTGGGCTTCGTCCTGGCCGAGTTGGACATGGCCCGCGTCGAGGAGGCCCGCCGCATGGTGCCGGCCCTGAGCCATGACCGGACCTTCACGCTGGACCGGGTCGGCTTCTGA
- a CDS encoding cation acetate symporter: protein MRSLVNRVGVAAVAAGALIPASVHAAAVEGAVQKQATNFSAIVMFLVFVLATLGITYWAARRTKSAKDFYAAGGGITGFQNGLAIAGDYMSAASFLGIAGLVYTSGFDGLIFSVGWLVGWPIILFLVAERLRNLGKYTFADVASYRFQQTPMRTMAACGSLATVTFYLIAQMVGAGKLIQLLFGMDYLWAVVIVGVLMIAYVTFGGMLATTWVQIIKAVLLLSGASFMAFAVLAKFGFSPEAMFSTAVQVHPKATGIMAPGALITDPVSAISLGMALMFGTAGLPHILMRFFTVSDAKEARKSVFYATGFIGYFYILTFIIGFGAIVLLLAPDATGAYPFLDAAKLAAAGGKPNPSMIIGGSNMAAIHTAHAVGGDLFFGFISAVAFATILAVVAGLTLAGASAVSHDLYASVIAKGRASEHDEIRVSKITTVVIGIVSIFLGIAFENQNVAFMVGLAFVIAASANFPVLLMSMFWSRMTTRGAVLGGWIGLISSVTLLILGPTVWKSVLGNPAALFPYDNPGVFTIPLSFLAIWFFSITDNSKAAHDEREAYKAQYIRSQTGLGAEGASAH, encoded by the coding sequence ATGCGTTCGCTGGTCAATCGTGTGGGCGTCGCGGCCGTCGCGGCCGGCGCGCTCATCCCCGCGTCGGTGCACGCGGCGGCGGTCGAAGGCGCGGTCCAGAAGCAGGCGACGAACTTCTCGGCGATCGTCATGTTCCTGGTCTTCGTGCTGGCCACGCTCGGCATCACCTACTGGGCGGCGCGCCGCACGAAGTCGGCGAAGGACTTCTACGCCGCCGGCGGCGGCATCACCGGCTTCCAGAACGGTCTCGCCATCGCCGGCGACTACATGTCGGCGGCGTCCTTCCTCGGCATCGCCGGCCTCGTCTACACCTCCGGTTTCGACGGCCTGATCTTCTCGGTGGGCTGGCTTGTCGGCTGGCCGATCATCCTGTTCCTGGTCGCTGAGCGCCTGCGCAACCTCGGCAAGTACACCTTCGCCGACGTCGCCTCCTACCGCTTCCAGCAGACCCCGATGCGCACCATGGCCGCCTGCGGCTCGCTCGCCACGGTGACCTTCTACCTGATCGCCCAGATGGTCGGCGCCGGCAAGCTGATCCAGCTGCTGTTCGGCATGGACTATCTGTGGGCGGTGGTGATCGTCGGCGTCCTGATGATCGCCTACGTGACCTTCGGCGGCATGCTCGCCACCACCTGGGTGCAGATCATCAAGGCCGTGCTGCTGCTGTCGGGCGCCTCCTTCATGGCCTTCGCGGTGCTCGCCAAGTTCGGCTTCAGCCCGGAGGCGATGTTCTCCACGGCCGTGCAGGTCCACCCGAAGGCGACCGGCATCATGGCGCCGGGCGCCCTCATCACCGACCCGGTCTCGGCGATCTCGCTGGGCATGGCGCTGATGTTCGGCACCGCCGGCCTGCCGCACATCCTGATGCGCTTCTTCACGGTGTCGGACGCCAAGGAGGCCCGCAAGTCGGTGTTCTACGCGACCGGCTTCATCGGCTACTTCTACATCCTGACCTTCATCATCGGCTTCGGCGCCATCGTGCTGCTGCTGGCCCCGGACGCCACCGGCGCCTATCCGTTCCTCGACGCGGCCAAGCTGGCGGCGGCGGGCGGAAAGCCCAACCCGTCGATGATCATCGGCGGCTCCAACATGGCGGCCATCCACACCGCGCACGCGGTGGGCGGCGACCTGTTCTTCGGCTTCATCTCGGCCGTGGCCTTCGCCACCATCCTCGCGGTGGTCGCGGGCCTGACGCTGGCCGGCGCCTCGGCCGTGTCGCACGACCTGTACGCCTCGGTGATCGCCAAGGGCCGCGCGTCGGAGCATGACGAGATCCGCGTGTCGAAGATCACCACCGTGGTCATCGGCATCGTCTCGATCTTCCTCGGCATCGCCTTCGAGAACCAGAACGTGGCCTTCATGGTCGGCCTCGCCTTCGTGATCGCGGCCTCGGCGAACTTCCCGGTTCTGCTGATGTCGATGTTCTGGAGCCGGATGACCACCCGTGGCGCCGTTCTCGGCGGCTGGATCGGCCTGATCTCCTCGGTGACGCTGCTGATCCTGGGCCCGACCGTGTGGAAGTCGGTGCTGGGCAACCCGGCCGCCCTCTTCCCGTACGACAACCCGGGCGTCTTCACCATCCCGCTGTCGTTCCTGGCGATCTGGTTCTTCTCGATCACCGACAACAGCAAGGCGGCGCATGACGAGCGCGAGGCCTACAAGGCCCAGTACATCCGGTCGCAGACCGGCCTGGGCGCCGAAGGGGCTTCCGCTCACTAA